The DNA segment TTAGTTGTGCAAATATTAAATGCCATCAAAATCAAATCAGTTTAAAATCTTCATTTTCGAAAAATCAGACCTGACTTATTTAAGACTATAATGAGATTTTGGACGTACTGtgaaatattttaacactattattAGAATAAGGGGAAGCCTTAATTTTAGACATTTTGGTTTCATGTCTAATTCTACAAGCTATCccattaaaaatcaatttcccACATCACATCCGTCACTTTTATTAAGCTTCTATCtcatatttttatgaatgaaaaagTCAAATTATATCAGTCTACCTTCGTCTACTCATTTTTATAACAATGAAACTTcgacatcaatttttttttttactcctatttaacattatttttcactatctttttctcatttttgctAGAATCATTTTACTTCTATAAAGGATTTTCAAATAATAGTAACCGGTGTCAAATAATCCTCTTCCtaatttttaacatgataatTTGTCTTTGAAGTTTGAGTTTCAAGGTGAAAACAAGCCTGAGTTTTATTTCTATCGAACAATAAACATCACACATTCCAAAATACATTTAACATGATATACTCTCACAGTGAGAGTCACTCGCAACTTATTGTGAATTCAAATACATCCATAACCTATGAAAGTTCACTCTGTTAACTTACTCGTAACAtagcacaaaaacaaaaacaatgagAGTGTAACTGACATAGCACAGAAAATGTGAAAACAAGGCTAGATATGGAAGCCCTTAACAGCGTAGCCGCCATCAACACAAATGATCTGTCCTGTGATGTAAGAGGCTGCAGGCGAGCACAGAAATGCCACCAACGAAGACACCTCCTCTGCCTCTCCAATACGTCCCAGAGGGGTTTGAGAAATTACAGCATTCCTAATTGTTTCCTCTTTAAAGTGCTTCAAGAACACAACAACATGATACCCTCAGAGAAAAAAGCAAAGCAAATAACAAGAATAATTATACACTAACAATGCCAACAAAATGGTTACCTTATCCCCGAGAGGGGTTCTGATTGGCCCTGGTGCAACACAATTGGTCCTTATGTTGTCTTTGGCCCATTCACATGCCAGATTTTTTGTCACTTGGTTCATTGCAACTACATGCCAATTACTTACACGTTTTCAAATTGGCTAGTTTTAACTACTCTAGCTACCTAAGTCTACCACATGGAATGCAATGAACAATCACCTTTTGTTGCACTATAAATAACAGATACCAAATTTGTAGCTATAAAACTAGCAACCGCGGATATGAAAATGATACTTGCAGCTTCTGAAGCTTTTAGGAGAGGATGTGCAAGCTGGCTTAAGTGGAAACAAGATTCAAGATTCGTATTGATCAGAAATGCGAAATCTTCTGCTGTAAAATCCAGGGTCTGCTTCTGTATGTTTGTTCCCACATTGTTTACCTAAAtccattcaaaaatattaacgAAAAAGAATATGTTTCAGTCCTACAAGTTGGATCCCAAATTAGTTCTCATTATTGTCATAGTTAGACAAGTTTATGAAAAGGTGAAAAAAGAACATGTCATTACAAGGATATTGAGTTTTCCATTGAACTGAGAGGAGACTCTAGCTATCAGCTCTTCTCTGTCTATACGAGAGGCCACGTCACAGACCGAACCGGTTACTCTGTATCCTTTTGTAGTCCATTCGTTCAAGGATTCATTGAGTTCAGCTTCGTTACGAGAACAAGTGTGTACAGTGGCCCCAAGCTGTGCCAACTCCTCCACGATAGCatacctatatatatacatttcagAGGAATGAATGGtgagaacaaaaacaaaatttcatgcAAGacctaccttttattttttacaattattattcaCTATAGTTCATCGATACAACCATGTTTGCTTTGTAGAAATCACCAAACAGTTGCAAATCAATTAgcccttttgtttttgttaaaaatttgaaattaagtatagtatatatatatatatatatatatatatagtaggaagaaaaactgaaatgaaaaaaaaaagtggaagaagaaggtAGAAAAGTTACCCGATTCCTTTGGATCCACCTGTGACCAGTGCTGTCATTCCCTCCAAACTCCACTTGCTGCTTTTGCTTCCACTGTTTCTCTCGCCCATGTTTTTTTCTCACTTTAATGAaggatatgatatgatatgatgaaTTTGCTGGATGAATCTGAATGcgttttctatatttataatcaCAACTTAGTTCTGTAAGCTTAAATTGAAGGCTGCTTAACACCATTGGTTTTCCGAGTAGCCGATTGTTCAATTATTTGACAGAtattttctctgtttctttctttctctctaacCGCTTATCATATTTCTACTGTTTTCTTTTGTCCTATTCTATTTCTGGTGGAGAATTTTTCCTTCTCCCTGCTTTGAGTCAAAATTCTGAAACTTTGTATATGTTATAAAACAGTAGAATAAAACTTGTCTAAGTGTATACTTTATTGAGTAATCAAGCGtggcttataaaaaaaaaaaaaaccagtaCATCACAATTGCTCTGCATAATGGGGagttattgaaatttaaaaacaacacCTATCTAGGAATAAAATATGCTAACTGAGTAATGACTTATTCTTCCTAATAAATaggagatttattttaaaacattaacaatttaaaataaccaACATTCCCTCCCTTAACCTATATGTTGTCACATTTAGCTTATTTCTCTTATGTCCACAACTCCAAGCATTCAACTAGACTCTCAAATTGTTCAAGCTTCAATGCTTTGGTCATTATATCAGCCAATTGTTCTTCAGAGCAACAATAACTAAGACAAACAACTTGATCTTTAACCAAATTtctaagaaaatgaaatctTACTGCAATGTGTTTACTTCTTCCATGAAAGACGGGATTTTTGGATAATTGAATAGTAGAGTTGTTATCACATAGAATTTCTGTTGCACCTTCTTCTTTTGAACCGAGATGTTCTAAAATTCTGCAAAGCCAAATACATTGACATGCACAGAATGCCGCTGCAATATACTCAGCTTCAGTTGTAGATAAGCTCACCATAGGTTGTTTCTTCGATGCCCAAGAGACAGCTCCCGTTCCCattaaaaaaactgaaccaGAACTACTTTTTCGATCATCTAAGTCACCTGCATAATTACTGTCACTGTAGGCAACAAGACCAATTCTTCCACTCTGTTAATAAAAGATTCCATACTAAATTGTGCCTTTAAGATATCTCAGGATCCGTTTGATCGCTGCCCAATGTGATTCCTTTGGATTTGCCATGTACCTGCTTATTAAACTTACCCCATACATGGTCGAGTGACTGTGAGATACATAAGACTACCAATTGCTTGCTTAAACTTTGTGGCATTTATTGGGACTCCTTCCTCATCTCTAGACATTTTTGTTCCTAGTACAATAGGATTTCTTATTGGATTGCTTTTTGTCATGTTGAATCGAGCTAATATCTCCCGTGCATATCTTCTTTGACAAATGAAAATTCCTACCTTGCTTTGTATGACTTCTATTCGGAGAAAATACTTCATTTTTCCAAGATCAGTCATATCAAATCCTAGCTTCATTGAACTTTTAAACTCTTCACACATATGTTTATAGTAAATagcaaatcatcaacataaagactgattattaaaatattacccTGAACTTGTTTAGTGAACAATGTGTGTTCACTTGAACATCGATTACACTTTTCTTTGGCAAAGTAGGCTTCAATTTTGCTATACCAAGCTCGTGGGGCCTGCTTAAGTCCATATAAAGCTTTCTGCAACCGGTAAACTTGAGTTTCTCGACCCTTTTGAATGAAACCTGCTGGCTGTTGAACATATACCTCTTCTTTAAGATCACCATGCAAGAACGCACTTTTACATCAAGCTGAAATACTTCCTATGCATTTTGTGCAGCCAATGCTATCAAAATACAACCACAATTGTGTTATGGATATCCACACAACTCACAAAATACATTGCTCTAACTTCATCTTTCATCATACTTCATCATCTCTCTAAAAATGAACACCTACGAGAATGAAGTTTTTGGCATGAACGCCACAGCCACAGAAAACATATACAACTCATACCTTGCTGCCTTATTTCAACACGGCGAAATAAGGAATGGCAAAAATGGAGTTGAGTTCAAATGTCAGAATCCTAAATTGTTTCGCATCCCATTCGACTGCACCCACAAACAACTTCAAGACAAAGTTTGCATAGCCTCTGACAAACCAACTAACACAGCCATCAACAAGTTGTACTTCCGTCGACCGAGACTTGATGGTAATCAAACAATCTCATATGAAGCATTCAAATTAAGATCAGACGAAGATGTCAGAAAAATGATATCATGTAAGTCTAATTTTCCCATTAACTCAATCATGGAAATTTATGTTACATGGGTAAGATCTCCGGACGAAATAATGGGTCTTATGATTCCTACAAATGCATAATCTTCATCTACGACACAAACAAATGACACTCCAAACTCACCTGCAATAATCTATTTCGGAGGTCAACTTAAAGGCGCTGGAATGATAGAAAGTCGCTCTGGTTACGGGATCGAATTNCGATNAGATGCAAAGGTTACCACGTCAATCAATCACAATATCTCATTCAATGAActtttttctcaattaagtGAAATTGTGCAGTGTGGAGACAGAAGAGTTGTGACCCATATTGATTATCNTCGTCCCACAAAGGTACGTAACAACCACCTCATTCATGATACAGCTTCCATAAAATGTGATAATGATATTGCACAAATGATTGGACGTTGGCAAAAAGCACAAACTATTGACAGGTCTGTTAAACGTCCAAGGACGTCTCAGTATATTGAACTTTTCGTCCAAACAATAGATATACGTNCTCCAACTCAAGCTGAGCACTATGAGGATCTGAAAGATTGGACCTACATAGATGAAGATGGACAACGAAGAACAAGATTTATTTACCCTATACGTCcataaatatttgtaatgttTAAGACTTTTTTCTATTGTTNTGTACTNTTTAATAGTTGTTTAGACTTCtatttggatgactgtaataatTACTTCTTATGTTTGACACTTTATTTGAACATGGATGAATGTAATAAAAACttcttatgttttatattatgtcATATTTGTATCCAAATATTGTTCTACTGCAAAAACCattctggtaatcgattacacagtctctgtaatcgattaccaaagctTGCTGGCTGAGAAAATTGCAACAGacccctggtaatcgattacatcaacctcgtaatcgattacgcgcCCAACCCTACCCTATAAAaccaactttttctctctcatttcgCACACCCAACCTCTTCCAACTACTGCAGCGCCGAAAACCACCATTTTTGCACCAACAAGACCTCCAAAATCTCATCTTTTCCCACTTTTCTCACTTCTAAACACCATTTTCACATTCTACtctccattttcttcaatttccaccgattaaaattTCGAAATGGCGGATTCTTCCAAAAGGCAAAGGGTTAGGGGTTCATCTTCTAGAGCTGCGGGACGTCGCCGCCGTGAACCTTCACCGATCGAAAGCTCGTCGTCACtctcaccaccaccatcaccgattgaatcgcaagaaatccttcaattttcaaGTCCTGCACTGGCTGAAAGGTATTTCACACTTTTTAGCGACCGTGAAGTCATTGAACCAAAATTTGTGGATAGAGATTTTTTTGAAAGACAAAATATGGAATTTTTCNNNNNNNNNNNNNNNNNNNNNNNNNNNNNNNNNNNNNNNNNNNNNNNNNNNNNNNNNNNNNNNNNNNNNNNNNNNNNNNNNNNNNNNNNNNNNNNNNNNNNNNNNNNNNNNNNNNNNNNNNNNNNNNNNNNNNNNNNNNNNNNNNNNNNNNNNNNNNNNNNNNNNNNNNNNNNNNNNNNNNNNNNNNNNNNNNNNNNNNNNNNNNNNNNNNNNNNNNNNNNNNNNNNNNNNNNNNNNNNNNNNNNNNNNNNNNNNNNNNNNNNNNNNNNNNNNNNNNNNNNNNNNNNNNNNNNNNNNNNNNNNNNNNNNNNNNNNNNNNNNNNNNNNNNNNNNNNNNNNNNNNNNNNNNNNNNNNNNNNNNNNNNNNNNNN comes from the Vigna radiata var. radiata cultivar VC1973A chromosome 2, Vradiata_ver6, whole genome shotgun sequence genome and includes:
- the LOC106753876 gene encoding tropinone reductase; the protein is MGERNSGSKSSKWSLEGMTALVTGGSKGIGYAIVEELAQLGATVHTCSRNEAELNESLNEWTTKGYRVTGSVCDVASRIDREELIARVSSQFNGKLNILVNNVGTNIQKQTLDFTAEDFAFLINTNLESCFHLSQLAHPLLKASEAASIIFISAVASFIATNLVSVIYSATKVAMNQVTKNLACEWAKDNIRTNCVAPGPIRTPLGDKHFKEETIRNAVISQTPLGRIGEAEEVSSLVAFLCSPAASYITGQIICVDGGYAVKGFHI